The genomic region tggagacaaatgaaaatgaaaacacaccataccaactcatttgggatgcagcaaaagtgatcgtaagagggaaattcatcacaacaCAAGCtaacctcaataaacaagaaaaatctcaaataggcaatctcaaactacacctaacagaattagaaaaagaagaacaaacaaagcccaaagtcagtggaaggagggaaataaaaattagagcagaaataaatgaaatcgaaacaaaaaagacagtagaaagggtcagtgaaacaaagagctggttctttgagaaataaacaaaactgacaaacccttagccaggctcactaagaaaaaaaagagggaagactcaaataaataaaatcagaaatgaaagaggagaaatcacaatggataccacagaaatacaaagattataagacaatactatgaaaaactgtatgccaacaaattggccaacctagaagaaatggataaattcttagactcttacaacctcctaaaactgaatcaggaagaaatagagaacccaAATAGActaatcataagtaaagagattgaaatagtaatcagaaacctcccaaaagataaaagtccaggaccagatggcttctctggagaattctaccaaacattcaaagaagatttaatacctatccttctcaaactattccataaaattgaggaagaaggagcacttcctaacacttTCTATGAgcccaacatcaccctgatcccaaaaccagacaaggacaacacaaagaaggagaactacgggccaatgtcactgatgaacatagatgcaaaaatcctcaacaaaatttgggcaaactgaatacagcaatacattaaaaagatcatacaccatgatgaagtgggatttataccaggaacacagggatAGTTTAACATCTGCAAGTCAGTCAATgcgatataccacattaacaaaatgagaaacaaaaaccacgtgatcatctcaatagacacagagaaagcatttgacaagatccaacatccatttataataaaaactctcaataatatgggtatagaaggaaagtacctcaacataataaaggccatatatgacaagcccacagccaacatcatactcaataggcaaaaactgaaagccatccctctgacaacaggaatgagacaagggtgtccactctctccgctcttattcaacatggtcctggaggttttggccagagcaattaggcgagaaaaagaaataaaaggaatccagataggcaatgaagaagtgaaactctcactgtttgcagacgacatgatcttatatatagaaaaacccaaagaatccataggaaaactattagaaataatcaacagctacagcaaagttgcagggtataaaattaacatacataaatcagtagcatttctatactctaatgacaaactaacagaaaaagaattcaagaacacaatcccattcacaatcacaacaaaaagaatcgaataccttggggtaaatttaaccaaggaagtgaaagacctatacaatgaaaactacaagaccttcctgaaagaaattgatgatgacataaagagatggaaagacattccatgcgcatggattggaagaataaacattattaaaatgtccatactacctaaagcaatctacagattcaatgcaatcccaatcagaatcccaatgacattcttcacaggaatagaacaaagaatgctaaaattcatatgagtcagcaaaagaccccgaatgcctaaagcaatcctgaggaaaaagaacaaagctggaggcatcacaatccctgacttcaaaacatactacaaagctacagtaatcaaaacagcatggtacaaaaataggcacacagatcaatggaacagaattgaaagcccagcaataaaaccacacatctatggacagctaatcttcaatgaaggagctgagaacatacaataatgaaaagaaagtctcttcaacaaatggtgttgggaaaactgggcagccacatataaaataatgaaaattgaccattctttttcaccatttgcaaaaataaactcaaaatggaccaaagacttaaaggtaaaacctgaaaccataagacttctagaagaaaatataggtagtacactctttgacatcagtattcaaaaggatcttttcagataccatgtcttctcagacaagggaaacagtagaaagaataaacagatgcgacttcatcagactaaagagcttcttcaaggcaagggagaACAGGATTGAACCAAAAAGCAACCCaccaattaggaaaaaatatttgcaaatcatatatccaacaaaggcttaatcccataatatataaagaactcacacaactcaacaacaaaaaaaatcaaacaacgcaatcaaaaaatgggcaggggacatgaacagacatttctccaaagaagatatatggatggccaataggcacatgaaaagatgctcatcatcgctgatcatcagggaaatgcaaatcaaaattacactaagatatcaccttacccccgttagaatggctaaaataaccaaaacaaaaagtaacaaatgctggagaggttgtggagaaaaaggaacccacatccactgctggtaggaatgcaaactggtgcagccactatgaaaaacagtatggagatttctcaaaaaattaaaaatagaaataccatatgatccagccatcccactactgggtatctatccaaagaacttgaaatcagcaattcaaagagacccatgcacccctgtcttcatggcagcattattcataatagccaagacgtggaagcaacctaagtgcccatcgactgatggttggataaagaggatatggtatatatatatatatatatatatatatatatatatacatacactggaatactagtcagccataaaaaaggataaaatgttcccattcacaacaacatggatggaccttgagggtattatgttaagcgaaataagccagacagagaaagacaatctctctatgactccactcatatgtggaggataaacaaacacgtggacaaagagaacagattagtggttaccaggggaaagggggtcagggggtaggcacaaagggtgaagttgTGCACCTATAATATGTGCACCTATAAtaatgtataattgaaatttcacaaggttgtaaactatcataacctcaataaaaaaaaaatttcctgtggTCCAAATATAGGAGGCCTTTGCAGGTCCCTGGAGCTATTGGTAGGACGTCAGCTTGTTACAGACCCCGCTATTTAGGAAAAGGGATATTTTCTCTTGACAAAATTTTCAAGAAAGCTATTAGAAGAAAATTAGAGTCTGCTTCACAATTTTCTATTCAATCACTTGTAAAATCACCTTTTCTCAACATTAACTCTAATCTCTTTTGTCTTCAAAGTGTCACTTCAAATTGAGAAAACTGGAATTTGAGGTTTGTATTTGTCAGCTTGGGCtaccgtaacaaattaccacagactagatggcttaaaccactggaatttattttctcatagttcccCAGCTGAAGGCTGCAAGTCGGAGATCCCTTGATCTACCAACATGGTCAGGTTCTGGGGAGGGCCCTCCTCCTGGcgtgcagacagctgccttctcgctgGGGCCTCTGTGGTAGAGATAGAGCCCtaatctctcttccttcttcttttttttttaaagattggcacctgagctaacaacttttgccaatcttcttttttttttttaattgctttttctccccaaagccccccactacatagttgtatattcgaattgtaggtccttctcattgcagcatgtgggatgccacctcagcatggcctaatgagcggtgccaagtccgcgcccaggattcgaaccagtgaaaccatgggccactgaagcccagtacgtgaacttaatcacttggccacaggccggcccctctctccctcttcttaaaaggaacaaatcccatcatgaggaccctaccctcatgatctcatcaaacctaatgacctcccaaaggccacacctccaaataccatcacactgggagtTGTTAGGACCTCCACATACGAATTTGGGGTCAGAGGACACAGACATTCGGTCCATTACAAGGTTAAAAAAACAACtactcaaaaaagaaattttattgcCCATACTTaatgtttaatctttttttttgtgaggaagattgtcactgagctaacatctgtgccaatcttcctctattttatgtgggatgccgccacagagtggcttgacgaGCAGAGCTAGGTCCATGACCGGGATCTGAactgcaaatcctgggctgctgaagtggagcgtgcaaacttaactgctacaccaccaggctgacccccttAACgtttaatctttaaaaacatatatattgcaaactaATTTTAGGATAAAAAGATCaaactattaataattatatcaTAATTAGAGACATTATTGTATCTTTTAGTTCCCTGGGTATAGAACCTCCACTTAAGTTATTATACTTTTACCAGTACATTTTCATTACAATGTAatttttatgcaaattttaaaggAACTCATGGTGTTTGAAAGTAAGTGATTGCTTTAGTTTCGCACCAGCTCATTTCCAGGAGATGTTGTCTTTGGGCCATTGGACGCAACATCGCCTGCTTTCCACCTGCCTGTTGGATGGCAGTGTGGAAAAGAATCAGTGTGGAGCTCTCCACCCACCATTCACACAGCAAATTCCGTGCAGGTCAAAGAGCTGAACAGAGGATATCGAGGAAAACAGACTACAGCATGTTTCTCCTGTAAAAGTTCTTAACTGACCACGGGTGTTGATTATGTTCTTGAATGGAGCTCTTAATGTTCTTTTGGTTGTTTCTGTCTAGGAGAAGATGAGGACAATGTTTTTGCCAGTTATGAGTTATTGACTGATTTTAACATAGTATTATTTTACTTCCTCCCTCGAAATGTGAATATTCTCATGAGAACATTTTCGTGtgtattttctgacttttctctctAATACATGCACACTTAAAATTGGACTAGAACACCTTATGCCATTTAACTCTGGAGTTAAATTAAGGATTCAGTAGAAACAGCAATTAGGGGCTGTTCATTTCGTGCTTTCATGTTTCGTGAGAAGTAGGAGGACGTGCCTTTTTCTTCTGACTACATCTGTGACGCCCTGATATCACAAAGCTTTGGCAAAATTTTGATGAACATGTTCGGTGAAAGCTCTCTGTGTTTCCAGGATAGATAAGAAAACCTCCTCATGGTGCATGCCCTAGAGTTAGATCTGGCCTTTGGTTATGGCCAATTCTGGCTCCACTCCCACCTCTGCTTTAGGACTCATACCCTCCTTTTCCGCTGTCAGTGTAGCTGTCACCTGACGGCGGACCAAAGAGGCTGGCGGTGTGGGTGAAGATGGGGGGAAAGGCGTCTCTGAAGCTCAGGTGTGTAAATCATCCTTAACCCgttccccacctcacccccagtCACGGGCACCAAggcctctttcccctcccccaagcacattcctttgaaatttctcttcccctctgcAGAGCATGCTTTGACTCTGATTTAAACCTGATTTCACTTAAAGCTGCAAGGAGCAAATGGGAGCAcagctttttttctccccagcccAGAACCGCATGGGCTTGGCCTAGGCTTTGCATGCCTTCAGGAAAGACTAAAAATGTGCTATACTTTCCTCATTTTGGTTTAGAGCTAAGTGTCTTATGTAGTAAGAAGGAATAAGAAAGCATCATACCAGGCCACAGAAGATCTCTGGAttcaccaccaggctggcttttccctctttccttcagaTTCTGCCCTCACAGGTGGAATGCACAGCGTCTCTGCTGACCAGCACGGTAGCCGTTTGCCACgttggctattgagcacttggaaTGTGCTGGTCCATACTgaaatgtgctgtaagtgtaaaatatacactatacaaaaaagttttaaaatgaataaaatatctcattaataattttaaaatgttgattacatattgaaatgataatattttgggggTTTGGatacaataaatatattattaaaattaattttacctgtttctttttactgtggctactagaaaattttaaattatatttgtggcttgcattatatttctattgtgCTGTTGTGCTGTTATAAATCCTGTTTCAATTCGTAGAGGATTTGGGGGGCTTAAATTTGTTATTTATACTCAGTAAACTTCTAAATTTATGATCGATTTATAATTATGGTGTACTTAATATAAGAATTATAagataaaaaaaggaaggaagaaaaaaaaatggctcaAAATCTACCATCAAGATATGAATTTGCAGATTTAAACTGTGAGGTCCCCAAATGTCCTCATTCTCTGCCTCCGTTTCCTGGCCTCATTTCCGTTTCATATGCAGAGCCAAATCCGAGTGGGATGAAGAAACCCGCCACCCTCTGTGTTTCATTTCTGCAGTGCGCCTGTGCCGGTTTGCTTTGggctggaagagagaaagaagtccTAGTTTTATGGCAACTTGAGGAAAAGGGGAGGAGGTTCATGGTACCttctaatgtttaaaaaaagagcgaaagaaaagagaaggagagaaagtgtgGGTTTCCTGGGCAATCATTCTGTCGTTTCACAAAACCTTGCTAAGATGGTGCTGCTTTAGGTTGTGCCAATGTAAGCGCTGCTCTGAACCTCCCAGAATGCAAGCTGACTTGGTATTCCAAAAACAGAGTCTGGTGGTGTCTGCTTCAGCTTGGCAGGTCTGCCTGGTCTCTGGTTTCAGCTGGCAGAGGCCATGGAAGAGCGGAAATTCCACATGTGCACCCTGTCAGGTTGAGGCTTCAGGTGGCACAGAAGGACTCAGGCTTGTCCTGAAAAGTTTCTGATGGGCTCTGTGGCTTAATATTTTTATCTGCAAAATATGCTAAAGGAAAAGCTTGTTTCCCTAGTGTTCTGGTTATGAAAATAAATGTGGAGATCTGACAGGCCCGAGTTTTAGTACAGACTCTGCACCTAATTAAATATGTCTTTGAACTTCAGtctcaacctcagtttcctcaactgtaaagtgggaataacaaTACTGACTACATCATAGGGATCTTATGAGAACTAAACATAATCAATGCAAAGAGCTTAGCATAGTACTGGGCGCATAGTCCACACTTAGTAAATGCTCACTGTAATAACTATTGCCTTAATTCTTTGTTGACTTGCACACGAGTCTGTAAATGAAGAGTCTGCAGGAAGGGAGGGACCTACTCCAGTAAAAGCTGACCCACCTCTTCAATGGTTCCCCCAAATAGAGGGCTAGTTTGGGCCCATACGGACCATGAAGTCTCTGTGAGAAGGCTGGAGGTCCTGAGGATTTTGAGTCGTGTTTCCCAGACCCTGGGAGTTCAGGGCAGTTCTGGAGCGTTTGATACCGAGGCCAATTCTAGGAGTCAGTTACTCTGAGGAAGGCCTaagcaaaagcagaagcaaaCCCAGGATCAACCTTGGAGTGCCCTGGGTGCAACCTTGGTCCCCAAGACTGATCCCATGACTGCAGGTGCACAGCCCTCGCCATCAACTCATCAACTCTCAAGTCCTCCCTAGGCCATGCCTGCTTTCCTAAGGCTGGGAATCAGAATCAGAATGGCCCGtgttggggaggggaggccagagcCACTAAGCATGCCCATGCCAGTACAGTATCCTTAGCATTGAATTTGTGTTGCAAGAACTCTTGGGCCAATGCCTGCCTTTAAGAGACAAGGCTCAGTCTACATACCTCATTCAGAAGGGAGAGCTCACTACTGTCCCAGTCAATTGCATGGCATAGACCTTTGTccgttttgtttctgtttctttttgcacTCCATAGCCATAACCAttattcaagattttttctttttcttcactttagACTTACCCTCTAGTTCTTTACTTCCATACCTCGTCTTACCACTTCACCACCTTTCCACTCCCCTCACCTGCCCAACACTCAGATCACCAGAAGCATTTGGAAAAATACATTTCCTCGCTTGCTTATCTTGAATTTATATTGATTAAGTTTTGACCAAACACTCTAGGGGTTTTGATCTGGGTAACCTAAGAAGTTGAAGGAAAAGATATTGGGGCTCATCATCAATGACTTTTGATCGTATTTATGTGGCTAAATAGTCTTGGCCTTTTGAAGATAAGGGCTTATTACCTGGATCCCTGAAAAATTGTGCCTCCCTCTCAACCAATGGTTGTGATTTGTTGTGTTGCAGGGAGAAAATATCAGATACGCAAAAAGACTGGAAGTTCTTTGAGGTAAGTCACTTACGTTTGGGGGCTTCTCTCTTTGGTGTGAAACATGACGTATAGCAATCACCAATAGCTGTTTGTCAGGCACTTATTTTTAGTGAATATTCTTTCTAAAAAGGATGCTAACAAGCTGCATGCCACACCTTAAATTTTTGGCCTGATTTTACTCCTGCAAAGGTGAGTACATGTGTAATTTTCCACAGCTTTTCAGGAACTTTGAGAAATTGGGTCCTCTGGGTTTACGTCTACTTAGCAGTGTTCTAAAGACAGGTGGGAGCTTTTCATCTGGCTGTGGGTTGTGATTCTTGTCTCTTTTCTGTTGTAGTCCTTTTTCACTTTCTGTACATATGTAGCTTGGATTGTCTTCCGACGTCAGCACTTCGTAGAGATTGAGGAAGAAATAGGGAGGCTCTTTCGTACCAGTATGTTCAACATCCCTCGAAGGAAGCGAGAGGAAGAAGAATCAGGAGGGGAAAAGAAACGCATGACCTTTGTACAATTCAGGTATGATCTTTTGACTTTCCGGAGCTCAAGGACATTTCTAGAAAACAAGATGATGTGATCCAAATGTCACCTTTCTTTCCCCACAGGAGAATGATGGCAAAGCGCCCAGCGATTAAAAAAGCCATTAACATGCGCTCTCCAGTCATGTCAACTCTGCTGCCATCTCTCAGAGAAAAAGCTCAGAGTATCTTTGAGAAAAAGTATCATCAAGGAAGCATCAAACTCCCAGCCCAGATGCAGGAGCACATGGACAGTCTGGACTCTGTGCCCATGCCAGTGTAAGTGGCCCgaggagagggaaaggggagcCTGAGCGTCGCTGCCCAGGTtgggcctgggaggggcaggggctcaCATTCCACGCCTCTGCCAGACCGGTGCACACAGATGGAAGCACAGCCTTTCTCCCCATCCCCTGCTCCTCTCCACCTGTTTCCTTTCCAGGGCAGCTCTTGGTGCACCCATCTAGACTAGAAAAAATTACTAGAAAGTTATGCTAGACTTCAAATAGTTCTAATTTGGAGGAGTGAGTAGCAGACTTTATAAGGCTGATGTTTTTCCATTAGAAGAATCATCTTTGGGAAATGTGGGAAGGGGCAATACAAAATCTTGCTATGGGCTGAGGTTTTGAACCCATAATTAAGAGCATAGTGGTCGTTCGTAGAAACAGGggaatgttcaaagaaataaaataaaaataggtgtgtgtgtgtgtttgtgagtctTAGCtttagtacacacacacacacacacacacacacacacaatcattcACCTTAGTCTTTGGCCTCACTGCTTCAGCTCTGCCGATAATTCTTTTCACAGAGTTGGCATCCTGGGGGAGCCTCGATGTCTGTTCAATCCCCATACTCTTCTCCCCCTTGaaccagaagaaaacatgaaaccATCTGGGAGACATCCTTCCCTGGTAGAAAGAAATAACATGAAGATTCAGGATACACTGGACTTAGTCATGAGAGCACTATCCTTTCAAACAACATTCCCGAAACAATCTGGCACATTCCATTTCTGGAACTAAGTCTCTGTGTTTGAAGTAAACTACTTTGACTTAATCACTTTATGTAGGACTAATATTTGttgttattaaacttttaaaattgttgaaATCACTTTGCTAAAAGTTCAACAATAGACTATTAAAGAATTCCAGAAATCTCTTGAAAAGCTCATTTTCCTGTATTTAATAGTTTGCTTTGCTCTTTACTTACTTCCTGGGCTTCTCTGTGACTATTTACAGTAATGTATTAAAACTTTTAGCCAATGTTCTAGTGCACTAGTGAAAAAacattctgtttattcatttctaagttcatttttgctttatgaGAGAGTATCTTTGccacatttgaaaacaaaatttcataAAGAGGCAAATTAGAATGTTTTTAACATTAAATCTCTTTCTATGGCTATATTATTGTTGGCACTGGGATATAAAGTGTATCTGACTTATTTAAAAGCCTTTTTAGCATATatgcttcattcattctttcatttgttcatttaacaacAAATGCATATTAAGCCCCTGCTCCCTTCAAGCTATGTGCTGGGTTATGGAGGGAAAAATGATCGTCAAGACAGAGACCGTATCCTCCAGGTCTGGGTGGTAGAGAAG from Equus caballus isolate H_3958 breed thoroughbred chromosome 24, TB-T2T, whole genome shotgun sequence harbors:
- the PPP1R36 gene encoding protein phosphatase 1 regulatory subunit 36 isoform X3, yielding MWYWKDETRSLEFRSFSSAVDLRERGRGKTVHFAEIDGPASDRLTDKRLASRDDKSPKALEKRGQQGNVTLHDAKFVALLLLQDTEMQRICSFTTFMRGLVEKKEMELVLRKLEAAQKYLAEKYCVLVLGLGMPDKHHMCCGKEKISDTQKDWKFFESFFTFCTYVAWIVFRRQHFVEIEEEIGRLFRTSMFNIPRRKREEEESGGEKKRMTFVQFRRMMAKRPAIKKAINMRSPVMSTLLPSLREKAQSIFEKKYHQGSIKLPAQMQEHMDSLDSVPMPVVGILGEPRCLFNPHTLLPLEPEENMKPSGRHPSLVERNNMKIQDTLDLVMRALSFQTTFPKQSGTFHFWN
- the PPP1R36 gene encoding protein phosphatase 1 regulatory subunit 36 isoform X1, with product MWYWKDETRSLEFRSFSSAVDLRERGRGKTVHFAEIDGPASDRLTDKRLASRDDKSPKALEKRGQQGNVTLHDAKFVALLLLQDTEMQRICSFTTFMRNKNLDNFLMALLYYLSHYLEKNSLEKKPKSYMVGLVEKKEMELVLRKLEAAQKYLAEKYCVLVLGLGMPDKHHMCCGKEKISDTQKDWKFFESFFTFCTYVAWIVFRRQHFVEIEEEIGRLFRTSMFNIPRRKREEEESGGEKKRMTFVQFRRMMAKRPAIKKAINMRSPVMSTLLPSLREKAQSIFEKKYHQGSIKLPAQMQEHMDSLDSVPMPVVGILGEPRCLFNPHTLLPLEPEENMKPSGRHPSLVERNNMKIQDTLDLVMRALSFQTTFPKQSGTFHFWN
- the PPP1R36 gene encoding protein phosphatase 1 regulatory subunit 36 isoform X2; protein product: MHRVPEFYSRRKRLDGQAAMRRDQLGLRLGMWYWKDETRSLEFRSFSSAVDLRERGRGKTVHFAEIDGPASDRLTDKRLASRDDKSPKALEKRGQQGNVTLHDAKFVALLLLQDTEMQRICSFTTFMRGLVEKKEMELVLRKLEAAQKYLAEKYCVLVLGLGMPDKHHMCCGKEKISDTQKDWKFFESFFTFCTYVAWIVFRRQHFVEIEEEIGRLFRTSMFNIPRRKREEEESGGEKKRMTFVQFRRMMAKRPAIKKAINMRSPVMSTLLPSLREKAQSIFEKKYHQGSIKLPAQMQEHMDSLDSVPMPVVGILGEPRCLFNPHTLLPLEPEENMKPSGRHPSLVERNNMKIQDTLDLVMRALSFQTTFPKQSGTFHFWN
- the PPP1R36 gene encoding protein phosphatase 1 regulatory subunit 36 isoform X4, which encodes MHRVPEFYSRRKRLDGQAAMRRDQLGLRLGMWYWKDETRSLEFRSFSSAVDLRERGRGKTVHFAEIDGPASDRLTDKRLASRDDKSPKALEKRGQQGNVTLHDAKFVALLLLQDTEMQRICSFTTFMRNKNLDNFLMALLYYLSHYLEKNSLEKKPKSYMVGLVEKKEMELVLRKLEAAQKYLAEKYCVLVLGLGMPDKHHMCCGKEKISDTQKDWKFFESFFTFCTYVAWIVFRRQHFVEIEEEIGRLFRTSMFNIPRRKREEEESGGEKKRMTFVQFRRMMAKRPAIKKAINMRSPVMSTLLPSLREKAQSIFEKKYHQGSIKLPAQMQEHMDSLDSVPMPVVGILGEPRCLFNPHTLLPLEPEENMKPSGRHPSLVERNNMKIQDTLDLVMRALSFQTTFPKQSGTFHFWN